The genomic window TGGGCGTTATTGCAAAAGCACCGCGCGATGTTGTTAAAGAAGCGTTTCGTTATGAAATCATTACCGATGGCGATGCATGGATGGATATGCTCAGCGACCGGAATCTGACAGTTCATACATATGACGAACTGAAAGCAAAAGAAGTTGAGTCAAAAATCAAAATCGTATTTTTTCCGGCGATAAATCACCTTTATCTTCTGTTGAAAGAAAAAGCGAGATGAGCTCATTGTTTGGATTAACCGAAAAACAGCTGAATTTAAT from Kiritimatiellales bacterium includes these protein-coding regions:
- a CDS encoding nucleotidyltransferase substrate binding protein produces the protein MNQKDIRWKQRFENFENSFLLLKQGLEIEMPSIFERAGIIQFFEMTFELSWKVLKDYLESLGVIAKAPRDVVKEAFRYEIITDGDAWMDMLSDRNLTVHTYDELKAKEVESKIKIVFFPAINHLYLLLKEKAR